The Candidatus Saccharimonadales bacterium genome contains the following window.
TCCAGATATCTCTCTCGTTAGCAGTTTGCTGCTGCCTAAGCCGCTCGAGTTGACTTTGCACTTCGCCGTCAATTGGTGTGGGCAAATCTTCTGCCATATTTAAATTATAAGTTCAGAGTTGATTTAATCTGTAATTTAAAACCCTCTAAATCATTGTCGTTGTTGGTTAAAAAAATATCAGACTTGGCTTTGACAGCCGACATACTCAAGGTAGCCGCATCGCCGCCTTCGTGCATTTCGTCCTCTTCTTCTTTCAGGAATTGATCAAACGTTTTTTGGTCTTCGGCGCTGCGCGACCTAGAAGAAACGCGCTGGTAACGCAGTTTAGGATCGGCATCAACCCAAACTACTTTGCCGCCCAATTGGTGGATTTCATCGGCTTCGCCGGCGTTTCTAAGATTAGAGATAACCAAGCCAGCGTATTTGCCGTCTGTTGCTTTAAAAACTTCAACCGCTTTATCCATGAGGATTCCTAGGCCAAATTCCCGGCGCCACTCGGCGCTAATTTTCCTTAAATTCTGGCGCTCGATTGGCAAATTCCGACGCCTGGCTTCGTCACGCAGCAAATCCGACACAGAAACAAACAGCCAGTCATAATCTTCGGCGAGAATTTGACCCAGAGTATCTTTGCCAGAGCCGTTTGTACCAGAAATACCAATTAACTGGAGCGGCTTACGCATCCTTGAGCTCTTGTGCTTCTTGCATACCCTCTAGATGATTCAGGGCATCTCTTTCTATTTTTCGAATTCTTTCTCTGGCCATTCCCCAGCTTCTTCCGATTTCGTCCAAAGTTTGAGGCTCGCCCTCAAACCCGTAGCGGGCTGATATAACTTTTCTTTCCATATAGGGCAAGCTGTCTACGAGTTCGCGGATACGCTCACGGCGAATATCCTCGTGAACGGTTTCTTCGACAGGGGGTTCGGAATCGTTTTCTATCATGTCGCCAAGCTCAGCATCGTCTTCTTCGCCAACGGTCATGTTCAAAGATACAGAAGCTCTTACCAGAGACTTAACTTCCTCGACATCCTGAACCGACAGAACGGCTTTGTCGGCAATTTCTTCGTTAGTCGGTTCGCGCCCTAGCTCCACAACCAAGTCGCGTTCGGCTTTCACAACTTTGTTGAGTTTTTCAACCATGTGCACCGGAATACGGATGGTGCGGGCCTTGTCGGCCAGGGCCCGGGCTACAGCTTGGCGAATCCACCAGGTAGCGTAAGTAGAGAATTTGAAACCTTTGCGCCAGTCGAACTTTTCAGTGGCTCGATTTAACCCGATGCATCCCTCTTGAATTAAATCCAAAAAGGGCAGGCCTTGGTTTCGATAACGCTTGGCAATAGAAACCACTAAGCGCAGGTTACTCTCTACCATTTTTTCCTTGGCCGCCGCATCGCCTCTCTCAATTCTTTTGGCCAGAGTCACCTCTTGATCCGCAGTCAGTAAAGGGTGTTTACCTACCTCTCTTAAGAAAAGCTGTAAACTATCCAGCGAGCCGCTCCTAATCAGCTCATCAATTTCCTGCTCCTCACCCTCGTGGTCGCCGTTGATAGTCACCCCCGATTGTTCGATCATGTGAATCACCCGGCTAACATCGTGATCCTCTAAACCTAAGCCGTCACAGGCACTGGTAATTGATTCTAGATCAATAAGGCCGTGGTTCTGGGCCGACTCGAGTAAAGAGCTTATCTCTGGCTGACTTAAAAGATCCGCATAATTGTCGATTCCTGATTCATAACCGCCACCTACCACTTCTAGGTGTGGCTGCGAATAGTAGGCGGCAGGTCCGTCTTCTTCCGGAGCAATACTAGTATTAAAACTTGGCCCGAATTCCATTTAGGCTCACTATACTACAGCTTTTGCAGCTAACCATGAGCATTTACTGCAGGTATTCGTGCAGACGGCGGGTTTCTTTGTTCTTGCGCAGTTTAGCCAGGGCTTTGGCTTCGATCTGACGGATGCGCTCGCGGGTAACGCTGAACTCCTGACCGACTTCTTCTAGAGTGTGGCTTTTGCCGTCCTCTAGGCCAAAACGTAGCTTTAAGATCTTTTGTTCGCGCTCGGTTAGTGTGCCTAAGATTTGACGAACTTGTTCTTTGAGCAGCTGTTCGCTGGCAGACTCGGTAGGACTTTTTTGGTCTTCGTCCTCGATAAAATCGCCCAAAACGCTATCTTCTTCGTCGTCGCGGACCGAAGCATCGAGCGAACTGATATCTTGTTTAATTTTCATGATGTGCTCGACCTTGTCGACATCCATCTCCATAGCAACGGCAATTTCTTCGTTGGTCGGTTCGCGGTTTAACTCCTGAGTCAGGCGGCGCTGGGTGCGCAGCAGCTTATTGATAGTTTCGACCATGTGCACCGGAATACGGATGGTGCGGGCCTGGTCGGCAATGGCCCGGGTGATAGCTTGGCGAATCCACCAAGTTGCATAAGTAGAAAATTTGAAACCGCGTTCTGGATCGAATTTTTCTACTGCGCGCAACAAACCAGTGTTGCCTTCTTGGATTAAATCAAGCAGGTCTAAGCCACGGCCTACATAACGCTTAGCAATAGAGACTACCAAACGCATGTTGGCTTCGGCCATTTGGTCTTTGGCCCGTTTGTCGCCGGACACGACCCTTTTAGCCAGCGCCAACTCTTCTTCGGCGGACAAAAGCGGGATTTTACCGATTTCGCGCAAGTAAAGACGCACGCTGTCATCGGCAATATCGTCTATATAAGAGTTGTCCTCTTTTAGAAGTTCTTCTTCGGCTTCCTCTTCTTCCCAATCGCTCAGTTCTACGGCGTCAGGTTCGGTAGCCGGCAGCAGTTCGATGTCGTTTTCGGTCATTTCGGCATATAGGCGTTCCAGCACATCGATATTTGCCGGAGCGTCTGGAATCAATGCGAAAATATCGCGCTGATCGAGTTTACCGTCTTTCTTACCCTGCTCGAGCAACTGGGTAATTTCTTTATCATAAGTTTTGTTGGTCCGCTTGGGCGCGGCCTTCTTGTCTTCAGCTTTCTTTCTGGGCATATCCCCTCCCTAC
Protein-coding sequences here:
- a CDS encoding AAA family ATPase, yielding MRKPLQLIGISGTNGSGKDTLGQILAEDYDWLFVSVSDLLRDEARRRNLPIERQNLRKISAEWRREFGLGILMDKAVEVFKATDGKYAGLVISNLRNAGEADEIHQLGGKVVWVDADPKLRYQRVSSRSRSAEDQKTFDQFLKEEEDEMHEGGDAATLSMSAVKAKSDIFLTNNDNDLEGFKLQIKSTLNL
- a CDS encoding sigma-70 family RNA polymerase sigma factor — encoded protein: MEFGPSFNTSIAPEEDGPAAYYSQPHLEVVGGGYESGIDNYADLLSQPEISSLLESAQNHGLIDLESITSACDGLGLEDHDVSRVIHMIEQSGVTINGDHEGEEQEIDELIRSGSLDSLQLFLREVGKHPLLTADQEVTLAKRIERGDAAAKEKMVESNLRLVVSIAKRYRNQGLPFLDLIQEGCIGLNRATEKFDWRKGFKFSTYATWWIRQAVARALADKARTIRIPVHMVEKLNKVVKAERDLVVELGREPTNEEIADKAVLSVQDVEEVKSLVRASVSLNMTVGEEDDAELGDMIENDSEPPVEETVHEDIRRERIRELVDSLPYMERKVISARYGFEGEPQTLDEIGRSWGMARERIRKIERDALNHLEGMQEAQELKDA
- the rpoD gene encoding RNA polymerase sigma factor RpoD, which gives rise to MPRKKAEDKKAAPKRTNKTYDKEITQLLEQGKKDGKLDQRDIFALIPDAPANIDVLERLYAEMTENDIELLPATEPDAVELSDWEEEEAEEELLKEDNSYIDDIADDSVRLYLREIGKIPLLSAEEELALAKRVVSGDKRAKDQMAEANMRLVVSIAKRYVGRGLDLLDLIQEGNTGLLRAVEKFDPERGFKFSTYATWWIRQAITRAIADQARTIRIPVHMVETINKLLRTQRRLTQELNREPTNEEIAVAMEMDVDKVEHIMKIKQDISSLDASVRDDEEDSVLGDFIEDEDQKSPTESASEQLLKEQVRQILGTLTEREQKILKLRFGLEDGKSHTLEEVGQEFSVTRERIRQIEAKALAKLRKNKETRRLHEYLQ